A section of the Flavobacterium ardleyense genome encodes:
- a CDS encoding superoxide dismutase, with protein sequence MAFELPQLPYAYDALEPNIDAKTMEIHHSKHHAAYTNNLNAAIEGTDLEGKSIEDILSNLDMNNKAVRNNGGGFYNHNLFWEIMSPNGGGEPTGELKSAIDSEFGSFEEFKKKFSAAGATQFGSGWAWLCVNGGKLSVCGTPNQDNPLMPGMDCKGTPILGMDVWEHAYYLHYQNRRPDYIQAFFNVVNWDEVSKRYAAAK encoded by the coding sequence ATGGCATTTGAATTACCACAATTACCGTACGCATACGATGCTCTAGAGCCGAATATTGATGCTAAAACAATGGAAATCCACCACTCTAAGCACCATGCAGCATATACAAACAACCTCAATGCGGCCATTGAAGGTACAGATCTAGAAGGAAAATCTATCGAGGATATCCTTTCCAACTTAGACATGAATAATAAAGCAGTCCGCAACAATGGTGGTGGTTTTTATAATCACAATCTTTTTTGGGAAATCATGTCACCAAATGGTGGCGGAGAGCCAACGGGAGAATTGAAATCAGCCATCGATTCAGAATTTGGCTCATTTGAAGAATTCAAAAAGAAATTTTCTGCAGCGGGTGCGACACAATTTGGAAGCGGATGGGCTTGGCTATGCGTTAACGGAGGAAAACTTTCTGTTTGCGGAACTCCTAATCAAGACAATCCTCTAATGCCAGGAATGGATTGCAAAGGAACTCCAATCTTAGGAATGGATGTTTGGGAGCATGCTTACTACTTACACTATCAAAACAGAAGGCCAGATTATATACAAGCATTTTTTAATGTAGTAAATTGGGACGAAGTTTCTAAAAGATATGCTGCTGCAAAATAA